The following coding sequences are from one Amphiprion ocellaris isolate individual 3 ecotype Okinawa chromosome 19, ASM2253959v1, whole genome shotgun sequence window:
- the nupr1b gene encoding nuclear protein 1b: MSHVDVKNMKPTSFEDEYYDEYEYYNLTDKYTEGSARKGRTKKEASENTNRPNPGGHERKIVEKLQNSEKKAKE, from the exons ATGAGCCACGTCGACGTGAAGAACATGAAGCCCACCAGCTTCGAGGACGAATATTACGATGAATATGAATATTACAACCTGACAGACAAATACACAG AGGGTTCGGCCCGGAAAGGCAGAACCAAGAAGGAGGCCAGCGAGAACACCAACAGACCGAACCCCGGAGGACACGAACGAAAGATCGTGGAGAAACTGCAGAACAGCGAGAAGAAAGCCAAGGAGTGA
- the sgf29 gene encoding SAGA-associated factor 29, with protein sequence MSADTKIAELLTELHQLIKQTQEERSRSEHNLLNIQKTHERMQTENKTSPYYRTKLRGLYTTAKADAEAECSILRHALDKIAEIKSLLEERRIAAKMAGVYSDSDPPRKTMRRGVLMTLLQQSAMTLPLWIGKPGESPPPLCGATPASSDYVAKQGDKVAARVKAVDGDEQWILAEVVSYNHSTNKYEVDDIDEEGKERHTLSRRRIIPLPQWKANPETDPEALFSKDQLVLALYPQTTCFYRALIHTPPHRPQDDYSVLFEDTSYADGYSPPLNVAQRYVVACKENKKK encoded by the exons ATGTCAGCGGATACTAAGATTGCTGAGCTGCTCACTGAGCTTCACCAGCTCATCAAGCAGACCCAG gaggaGAGGTCCCGCAGTGAACACAATCTGCTGAACATCCAGAAAACACACGAGAGaatgcagacagaaaacaaaa CATCTCCGTACTACCGGACCAAACTGAGAGGCCTTTACACCACAGCTAAAGCAGACGCTGAGGCAGAGTGTAG TATTCTGCGTCACGCTCTCGATAAAATCGCCGAAATCAAGTCTTTGCTGGAAGAGCGTCGGATCG CTGCTAAAATGGCCGGAGTTTACAGCGACAGCGACCCTCCCAGGAAGACGATGCGACGAGGCGTCCTGATGACGCTGCTGCAGCAGTCAGCCATGACGCTGCCGCTGTGGATCGGGAAGCCTGGAGAGAG ccCTCCTCCTCTGTGCGGAGCGACGCCGGCCAGCAGCGACTACGTGGCCAAACAAGGCGACAAGGTGGCAGCGAGAGTGAAGGCCGTGGACGGAGACGAGCAGTGGATCCTGGCCGAGGTGGTCAGCTACAACCATTCCACCAACAA GTATGAAGTGGATGACATTGATGAGGAGGGCAAAGA GCGCCACACTCTGAGCAGACGGAGGATCATCCCCCTCCCTCAGTGGAAGGCGAACCCAGAGACTGACCCTGAGGCCCTGTTCAGTAAGGACCAGCTGGTTCTGGCTCTTTACCCTCAGACCACCTGTTTCTACCGGGCCCTGATCCACACTCCACCACACCGG cCGCAGGACGACTACTCTGTTCTGTTCGAGGACACTTCGTACGCCGACGGTTATTCTCCTCCTTTAAACGTGGCGCAGCGATACGTCGTCGCCTGCAAAGAGAACAAGAAGAAGTGA